GCCGAGTTAAGACTTCTGGTCTTTAGAATgcaaacaaatatatacaaatcTGGTTTCTTCCATAAATCGCATTCACAAGAACCTTTACATTTACCCATGCAATTGGAAGCAGGTTAGAAATAGGGACACTGTATAGCCGACTACCTAGCACAACAAGAATCTTGCAatagaaagaagaaatggCCAAGAAGATTGCTGCATTAGTGTTTATAAACCAGTTTATGTTGCCGACTAGAAGCAGCTTACCAAGGTCTAATCAGTTGACACAACCCAAAAGGCACAATTTACTAACACGCCATAACTAATACGAAACCGTATATCAACTCTCaccaaatttatttatctgCCACTAATAAACAACCCTTTGGTTATGTTAACAAGAAAGTTCTTGTCAAGAAGGTGAAACTTGCTACGAACGAACTTGGGGTCGGTTAATTCATGACACCGTTTACCAAGCTCTAAACTGTAATTCTCCGTTCCGTCAAAGTGCTTACTAATATCGAGCAATGCACACATGcagacatatatatatatatatagatatatatatataagtgtTCAAGCCATTAAGTAGTTATGTCTTAAAGTTACTCGCaagtttcaatatttttactattCAGATTCAATTGAACAGAAGAAATATACAATAAAGGATGTCTGAATACGTTGTAGTTATTAAAGATCACGCAGGTGCTGAAAAGTTGAGAGAACAACATGGTCCAGAACATTTTGGCAATATCCCACCTTTAGTGGATGCAGGTATAGTCGTCTGTGGTGGCGCCATGTTCAATGAAGAAGGTTCACCTGTCGGTTCGCATATCCAAATTGTTGCAGACTCAAGAGAACAAGTATTGGAAATGTTAAAGAAAGACGTCTTCGCAAGGGAAAACGTGTGGGATTTAGAATCTGCAatcatttataaatttgattgtGCTGTTCGTAAGCCTATGTAATTAATTATCATAGATAAAATCACTCCACATATGTCTAATTTACAAAGTAtagttttaataaatgatattcaCTAACTCAATCAAGAAGCCTTGCTCACTATAAACTATGTCCTTATGTACTTTCTAGATTTTGAGGGTTAGCgtattaattttttcaaagccattagtaataaatatttttaagcTACTTGCTGTAACATTGtagttaaaaaataatttttaggtatatatatatacattttttAACATATAACTATATCACATTGAATGTTTGTTTCATTGCAGAAACTACAACGACAGAATTCTGAATAACCTTAATcgaattgaatatataaatatagattACATTAGTTTTACCCAAGTGGTTATTAATTGGAtaaattgttcattttaatataatatagacggtatattttaattagtggactaatattataatttaaaggaggtttattattcatattataAGTTTGTTGACGATGTCTAGCTTATTGTCTGATATCTGTCAGTTTTGTCACTCCAAAGAAGGGTGGGGaccaatttcaaaatatggTGATTTTACACAGTGCTTTATCGATGGTGTACTGTTAAACTTAGcatcattatttatgatTATTTTTGGTACTGTGGAATTGGTTAAATTGATTAGGAAAAAACACCCTGGTATTAAATATAGACAGGATTGGTTGATTTTCTGTAGAATCACGCTGGTTTTACTTCAAATAGTGCTAACGGGTATTGCTTCTTTAAGTTTACCACATCACAAGACTAAAGATATGACCATAATTACACAATACTCATTGAGTTTGATGTCATTATTTGTTGTTTTAGCATTACACTGGATTGAATTCCATAGATCAAAAATTGCTAATGGTGTTGTCTTATTCTATTGGTTATTCGAAGTTATCGGTAATGGTGTAAAAGTTGTTAATTTTTGGATTAGATATGAATATGAGAATAAATTTTACTTCGGTGAAAGGTTATTCATTTTAgttatttttcaaactATTGTAGCATTATCAATTTTGCTATTAGAAGCTATTCcacaaaaaaaattgaagtcTTACCAAGCCATTCAAGAAAATTTgaacaaaagaaaagaaaatccGTATGATTCTGCTAATATATTTTCGAGAATTTCATTCTCTTGGATGACCAGCTTAATGAAGACAGGTTATGAAGTTTATTTAACTGAATctgatttatataaactACCTAGTGAATTTAACAGTGAAGTTTTATCAACACGTTTCAATGGAGCTTGGCAAGATGAAGTTAAGCATAAAGCTAAACCTTCTATCGTAGGTGCCTTGGCTAAGACTTTTGGCCCAAAATTACTCTTGGCTGCTTCCCTGAAATTTGTCCATGATATTTTGGCTTTTGTACAACCTCAATTATTAAGAATTTTGATTCAGTTCGTAAACGCATATTCCGATAGTGAAAATGAAGGCAGCTATTCTTTACCAATTATAAAAGGTTTTATGATAGCAATCGCAATGTTCTCCGTTAGTCTTATTCAAACCTCATTTTTACATCAGTATTTCCTAAACTCTTTTAATTCAGGTATGAATATTAGAAGTGCTTTAACTTCTGTCATATATCAAAAAGCTTTACTATTATCAAATGAAGCTACAGAAGTCTCAACTACTGGTGATATTGTTAATTTAATGAGTGTAGATGTACAAAGATTACAGGATTTATCACAATGGATCAATATATTGTGGTCAGGCCCATTCCAATTAACTCTATGTTTGATATCCTTGTACAATTTATTAGGTCATTCTATGTGGATTGgtgtttttattttaggTATTATGATCCCAATTAATTCCTATATTATGCgtattcaaaagaaattacaaaaagaccaaatgaaatataaagatgAGAGAACTGGATTAGTTAATGAGATTTTGAATAACATTAAGTCATTAAAATTGTACGCTTGGGAAAAGCCATTCCAAGAGAAATTAGAATTTGTGAGAAATGAAAAggaattgaagaatttaaaaaagatCGGTGTTTTTAATGCTATGATTGCGTTCCAATTCAATATTGTTCCATTTTTAGTTTCATGCTGCACATTTGCTATATTCGTTTGGGTAGAAGATAAACCTTTGACAACAGATCTGGTGTTCCCAGCCTTGactttattcaatttattgaatttccCATTAGTTGCTGTCCCTATTACCATTAGTGCTTTCATCGAAGCTTCTGTTTCTATCTCCAGATTATATTCCTATTTAacaaatgaagaattaCAAAAGGACGCTATTCAACGTTTACCATTTGTTAAACAAAATGGTGAAACAACTGTCAAAATAGGTGATAATGCAACTTTCTTGTGGAAAAGAAAGCCTGAATATAAAGTTgctttaaagaatattaatTTCGAAGCCAGGAAAGGTGAATTGGCTTGTATTGTGGGTAAAGTTGGTAGCGGTAAAAGTGCTTTTATTCAATCGATACTTGGTGATTTATTTAGAGTTAAAGGCTTTGCATCAATACATGGTAATGTAGCGTATGTAAGCCAGCTTGCTTGGATAATGAACGGTACTGTCAAAGataacattatttttgGCCA
The nucleotide sequence above comes from Tetrapisispora phaffii CBS 4417 chromosome 3, complete genome. Encoded proteins:
- the TPHA0C00950 gene encoding YciI family protein, with the protein product MSEYVVVIKDHAGAEKLREQHGPEHFGNIPPLVDAGIVVCGGAMFNEEGSPVGSHIQIVADSREQVLEMLKKDVFARENVWDLESAIIYKFDCAVRKPM